A part of Streptomyces sp. NBC_01235 genomic DNA contains:
- a CDS encoding PRC-barrel domain containing protein, with protein MTIDGIWAYAPGSGHVEGHDPTGYAVVTADGTLGHVEREAGPHGLRHLVVDTGVWLFGRSAVVPVGVVARVDHADRKVSLACTGEDVKEAPRFRTDSETTDPAYLAAVGDHYRRLTPRGTTPA; from the coding sequence GTGACCATCGACGGAATCTGGGCGTACGCGCCGGGCAGCGGTCATGTCGAGGGGCATGACCCGACCGGCTACGCCGTCGTGACGGCCGACGGCACCCTCGGACACGTGGAACGCGAGGCCGGCCCGCACGGCCTGCGGCACCTGGTCGTCGACACGGGCGTCTGGCTGTTCGGCAGGAGCGCCGTCGTCCCGGTGGGCGTCGTGGCACGCGTCGACCACGCGGACCGCAAGGTCTCACTGGCCTGTACCGGGGAGGACGTCAAGGAAGCACCCCGCTTCCGCACCGACAGCGAGACGACGGACCCGGCGTATCTCGCCGCCGTCGGCGACCACTACCGCCGGCTGACCCCGCGCGGCACGACACCGGCGTGA
- a CDS encoding STAS domain-containing protein, producing the protein MPDHETAAQYGTPASDVGKFLHRRREQIAQRWADEPLFRTVFTVSRDEAVEAGRVVVDALAQVADAGRVEDTDGAGFTVVREQLARMAASRARYGLTSAEVSSEVDGLRAPAVNLLVADLPDAPPEHLRDCATTLTVLMGTLRLVVMETSLSEGQALIDRQQLELLEATTPVIRLWDGIVAVPLIGTLDSARSQVVMETLLNAVVDQQARFAILDITGVPTVDSLVAQHLMKTVAAVRLMGAECVVSGIRPAIAQTMVHLGLDLGTVLTRSSLADALAYALHRLGADIVQATPGGAGPR; encoded by the coding sequence GTGCCGGACCACGAAACGGCCGCACAGTACGGAACACCGGCGAGCGACGTCGGGAAGTTCCTGCACCGCCGCCGTGAGCAGATCGCCCAACGCTGGGCCGACGAACCCCTGTTCCGCACGGTGTTCACCGTTTCCCGGGACGAGGCGGTGGAGGCCGGGCGGGTCGTTGTCGACGCCCTCGCCCAAGTGGCCGACGCCGGCCGGGTGGAGGACACCGACGGGGCCGGATTCACCGTGGTGCGCGAACAGTTGGCCAGGATGGCGGCCTCCCGCGCCCGCTACGGGCTGACCTCCGCCGAGGTCTCCAGCGAGGTGGACGGCCTGCGAGCGCCCGCGGTGAACCTTCTGGTCGCAGATCTGCCGGACGCACCGCCCGAGCACCTCAGGGATTGCGCCACGACCCTGACCGTGCTGATGGGAACCCTGCGACTGGTGGTCATGGAGACCTCGCTGAGCGAGGGCCAGGCCCTCATCGACCGGCAGCAGCTGGAGCTGCTGGAGGCCACCACGCCGGTCATCAGGCTCTGGGACGGCATCGTCGCCGTCCCGCTCATCGGCACGCTGGACAGCGCCCGCAGCCAGGTCGTGATGGAGACGCTGCTGAACGCGGTCGTCGACCAGCAGGCCCGCTTCGCGATCCTCGACATCACCGGGGTGCCCACGGTCGACTCCCTGGTCGCGCAGCATCTGATGAAGACCGTCGCCGCCGTCCGGCTGATGGGCGCGGAGTGCGTCGTCTCGGGCATCCGGCCCGCCATCGCGCAGACGATGGTGCACCTCGGCCTGGACCTGGGCACCGTGCTCACCCGGTCGAGCCTCGCCGACGCCCTGGCCTACGCCCTGCACCGGCTGGGCGCCGACATCGTGCAGGCGACGCCCGGCGGTGCGGGTCCACGGTGA
- a CDS encoding PP2C family protein-serine/threonine phosphatase codes for MNRLVAAGRALRSAAPHRQLDALRQVLHTHYATEAVELRLADYGLTVLLPVPAPPNGPEPAPVQGSAPGRAFGSQQPYVEELDAGRTRVHLPVTVRGDRLGVLSLALPGVTPGFLTELTELAELLGHEVVVAGRDTDLYVRARRKDRLTLAAEMQWQLLPARSCARDEYALGAQLEPAYAIFGDNFDWAASADHLMVYVTNGMGEGIEASLLTSLGINALRNARRADIPIADQAALADQAIHAHYRGAAHLSVLLVDIELSTGRMRVVDAGSPQMLLLRDRVLSLVDLDAQLPLGMFEETDYVAQEFTLLPGDRLLFVSDGVHAVAAPGGETYGERALARAIGNAALLPAADVPAAVLRELTGYRGSPEPDDDALVVCLDWFGKQPVRSGDRPARTGKSPVS; via the coding sequence GTGAACAGACTCGTCGCCGCGGGGCGCGCCCTGCGCTCCGCGGCTCCGCACCGGCAGCTGGACGCCCTGCGCCAGGTGCTGCACACGCACTACGCGACAGAGGCCGTCGAACTCCGTCTGGCCGACTACGGGCTGACGGTCCTGCTGCCCGTGCCGGCCCCACCGAACGGCCCGGAGCCGGCGCCCGTACAGGGCAGCGCGCCCGGGCGCGCGTTCGGCTCGCAGCAGCCGTACGTCGAGGAGCTGGACGCCGGCCGGACGCGCGTGCACCTGCCCGTGACCGTGCGCGGCGACCGGCTGGGCGTGCTGTCCCTGGCGCTGCCCGGGGTGACGCCCGGGTTCCTCACCGAACTCACCGAGCTGGCGGAGCTCCTGGGGCACGAGGTGGTGGTCGCCGGCCGCGACACCGACCTGTATGTGCGAGCCCGCCGCAAGGACCGGCTGACGCTGGCGGCGGAGATGCAGTGGCAGCTGCTCCCGGCCCGCTCCTGCGCCCGCGACGAGTACGCGCTGGGTGCGCAACTGGAGCCCGCCTACGCCATCTTCGGCGACAACTTCGACTGGGCGGCGTCCGCCGACCATCTGATGGTCTACGTCACCAACGGGATGGGTGAGGGCATCGAGGCCTCCCTGCTGACCAGCCTCGGCATCAACGCGCTGCGCAACGCGCGCCGCGCCGACATCCCGATCGCTGACCAGGCCGCCCTGGCCGACCAGGCGATCCACGCCCACTACCGGGGCGCGGCGCATCTGTCGGTCCTGCTGGTGGACATCGAGCTGTCGACGGGGCGGATGCGGGTCGTCGACGCGGGCTCGCCGCAGATGCTGCTGCTGCGCGACCGGGTCCTGTCCCTCGTGGACCTGGACGCGCAGCTGCCGCTGGGCATGTTCGAGGAAACCGACTACGTCGCCCAGGAGTTCACCCTGCTGCCCGGCGACCGCCTGCTCTTCGTCAGCGACGGTGTCCACGCTGTCGCGGCGCCGGGTGGCGAGACGTACGGCGAGCGCGCCCTGGCACGGGCGATCGGCAACGCGGCCCTGCTGCCGGCGGCGGACGTCCCGGCCGCGGTGCTGCGCGAGCTGACCGGGTACCGGGGAAGTCCCGAGCCGGACGACGACGCGCTGGTCGTGTGTCTCGACTGGTTCGGGAAACAGCCCGTGCGATCCGGGGACCGGCCCGCGCGGACGGGGAAGTCGCCCGTGTCGTAG
- a CDS encoding MarR family winged helix-turn-helix transcriptional regulator, translating to MSPSSRPQPLQVARVTSEAAELLEVLWGRASTAPVSASQLRVLFILEHHQGINLRTLADSLGSTPPSTSRLCDRLQAVGFVERRIAAESRREVELFLSRRGSAFLADLRSRREAELEGVLEQMPAAHRSALLTGLEAFCSAAAEQIHDSDASDARTA from the coding sequence ATGTCCCCCTCCTCGCGTCCGCAGCCCCTCCAGGTGGCGCGTGTGACCTCAGAGGCGGCAGAGCTGTTGGAAGTCCTCTGGGGCCGCGCCTCGACGGCACCGGTCTCCGCCTCCCAGTTGCGCGTGCTGTTCATCCTGGAGCACCACCAAGGCATCAACCTGCGCACGCTCGCCGACTCCCTCGGGTCCACACCGCCGTCCACCAGCCGCCTGTGCGACCGTCTCCAGGCCGTCGGCTTCGTCGAGCGCAGGATCGCGGCCGAGAGCCGCCGGGAGGTGGAGCTCTTCCTGAGCCGCCGCGGGAGTGCCTTCCTCGCCGACCTCAGGTCGCGCCGCGAGGCCGAGTTGGAGGGCGTACTGGAGCAGATGCCCGCCGCGCACCGCTCCGCGCTGCTGACGGGGCTGGAGGCGTTCTGCTCGGCCGCGGCCGAGCAGATCCACGACTCCGACGCCTCTGACGCCCGTACCGCCTGA
- a CDS encoding STAS domain-containing protein has protein sequence MSIAQNPLSVEVSLPREDVALVTVEGHLDLDTATEFQAHLANQLHHGRRHFLIDLSAVPFMDSSGMNIILRVYQEARDLPGSVHVIDPTPAVRRVLDLTGVSLTVPISEKVEEALDLIDQQQPEAPRG, from the coding sequence GTGTCCATCGCCCAGAACCCCCTGTCCGTCGAGGTCTCCCTGCCTCGCGAGGACGTCGCCCTGGTCACGGTCGAGGGCCATCTGGACCTCGACACAGCGACCGAGTTCCAGGCTCATCTGGCCAACCAGCTGCACCACGGCCGACGGCACTTCCTCATCGACCTCTCGGCGGTCCCGTTCATGGACTCGTCCGGCATGAACATCATTCTGCGGGTCTACCAGGAGGCCCGGGATCTGCCGGGCAGCGTGCACGTGATCGATCCGACGCCGGCCGTGCGCCGCGTCCTGGATCTGACGGGGGTCAGCCTCACGGTGCCCATATCCGAGAAGGTCGAGGAGGCTCTGGACCTCATCGACCAGCAGCAGCCGGAGGCCCCGCGGGGCTGA
- a CDS encoding ATP-binding protein, translating to MREEELAPAGRAFGPAVPVTTAASARAHTRAVVAARWDPSVRPAREEDVIDLLLVVSELVANALRHGGGLAGFELTPVCGGIRLAVHDHSDDEPAAAYGPGFPRAGQGTGGYGWPLVVRLARDITVEKRPTGGKTISVFVPVRATGRPG from the coding sequence GTGAGAGAGGAGGAACTCGCGCCCGCCGGGCGGGCGTTCGGCCCGGCGGTGCCGGTGACGACCGCCGCGTCCGCCCGGGCCCACACTCGCGCGGTGGTGGCCGCCCGGTGGGACCCGTCGGTGCGGCCGGCGCGGGAGGAGGACGTCATCGACCTGCTGCTCGTCGTCTCGGAACTGGTGGCCAACGCTCTGCGGCACGGCGGCGGACTCGCCGGGTTCGAGCTGACGCCCGTGTGCGGCGGGATCCGCCTGGCCGTACACGACCACAGCGACGACGAACCCGCCGCTGCGTACGGACCGGGCTTCCCGCGAGCCGGACAGGGCACGGGCGGCTACGGCTGGCCGCTGGTCGTACGGCTGGCCCGAGACATCACCGTCGAGAAAAGGCCCACGGGCGGGAAGACGATCAGCGTGTTCGTGCCGGTCCGGGCCACCGGCCGGCCGGGCTGA
- a CDS encoding AMP-dependent synthetase/ligase, translated as MRDFALAPPTVSPLTGGLADSVFETAARTPTLPVLSRRPDTASAVWEEVTAVELRDEVGDLAKGFVASGIKPGHRVAIMARTRYEWTVLCHALWALGAEVVPVYPTSSREQVEWILRDAGCVGVVVEDEQSVMTVGSVCAALPSLRHVWQLDAGALEELGQRGELVPMTTVDSLRRIVLPDSTAVIAYTSGTSGRPLGCALSHRSLASPCDTLLAGWGHTAAPAGEQARVLAFLPFSHVYGLMIQGMCLRGGILMGHEPDLGADALAESLRTFRPTYLYAVPSVFEKIYKNFLRAAQEAGRGALFERAAETARDFAAAVERQRLGRGSGPGFDLRFQHALFERTVYRRLRAALGGRVHRATSGGSPLHRDLSLFYEGIGIYVHDGYGLTETSGGITMQPLGREKSGTVGQPLPGTDIRVADDGEILVRGPSVFQGYVNDDSATRAALWGGWLATGDLGFLDSDGYLTITGRKKDVIITSSGKSVAPTALEQRLRMHPLVHQAVVVGDNRPCVGALITLDPDFLTHWRGSLTLHGDMQSREAREENALREEIGRAVAAANSAVSRSESIRAFRILPQPFDQTNGLLTPSMKLRRDSIVAHYAAEIEAMYQARARLPRQSAPEEVLSWDDADDVFR; from the coding sequence ATGCGCGACTTCGCCCTCGCTCCCCCAACCGTCTCTCCCCTCACCGGAGGGCTCGCAGACAGCGTCTTCGAGACAGCCGCCCGTACTCCCACACTCCCGGTGCTCTCCCGTCGCCCGGACACCGCCTCCGCCGTCTGGGAGGAGGTGACGGCCGTCGAGCTGCGGGACGAGGTGGGCGACCTGGCCAAGGGGTTCGTGGCGTCCGGGATCAAGCCCGGTCACCGCGTGGCGATCATGGCGCGCACCCGGTACGAGTGGACGGTGCTCTGCCACGCGCTGTGGGCGCTGGGCGCCGAGGTCGTCCCCGTCTATCCGACGTCCTCGCGCGAGCAGGTCGAGTGGATCCTGCGGGACGCCGGCTGTGTGGGTGTGGTCGTCGAGGACGAACAGAGCGTCATGACCGTGGGTTCGGTGTGCGCGGCTCTGCCCTCGCTGCGACACGTCTGGCAGTTGGACGCGGGGGCTCTCGAAGAGCTCGGGCAGCGCGGCGAGTTGGTGCCGATGACCACGGTGGACTCGCTGCGCCGGATCGTGCTGCCCGACTCCACCGCGGTGATCGCCTACACCTCCGGCACCTCGGGCCGCCCCCTGGGCTGCGCGCTGAGCCACCGCAGTCTGGCCAGCCCCTGCGACACGCTGCTGGCCGGCTGGGGGCACACGGCCGCGCCCGCGGGAGAGCAGGCGAGAGTCCTCGCCTTCCTGCCGTTCTCCCATGTGTACGGCCTGATGATCCAGGGCATGTGCCTGCGCGGCGGCATCCTGATGGGCCACGAGCCCGATCTCGGCGCGGACGCGCTGGCGGAGTCGCTGCGCACGTTCCGTCCGACGTATCTGTACGCGGTCCCGTCGGTGTTCGAGAAGATCTACAAGAACTTCCTGCGGGCGGCCCAGGAGGCGGGGCGCGGTGCCCTGTTCGAGCGGGCGGCGGAGACGGCCCGGGACTTCGCGGCCGCCGTCGAACGGCAGCGGCTGGGCCGCGGCTCCGGGCCCGGGTTCGACCTGCGGTTCCAGCACGCCCTGTTCGAACGGACGGTGTACCGCAGGCTCCGGGCCGCGCTGGGCGGCCGCGTCCACCGCGCCACCTCGGGCGGCTCCCCGCTCCATCGCGACCTGTCCCTCTTCTACGAGGGCATCGGCATCTACGTGCACGACGGGTACGGCCTGACCGAGACCAGCGGCGGGATCACCATGCAGCCGCTGGGCCGGGAGAAGTCGGGCACCGTCGGACAACCGCTGCCGGGCACGGACATCCGGGTGGCGGACGACGGGGAGATCCTGGTGCGCGGCCCGTCGGTGTTCCAGGGCTACGTCAACGACGACAGCGCGACGCGCGCCGCGTTGTGGGGCGGCTGGCTGGCCACGGGCGACCTCGGGTTCCTGGACTCCGACGGCTACCTCACGATCACCGGCCGCAAGAAGGACGTCATCATCACCAGCAGCGGCAAGAGCGTGGCGCCGACCGCGCTGGAGCAGCGGCTGCGGATGCATCCGCTCGTCCACCAGGCGGTGGTCGTGGGTGACAACCGGCCCTGTGTGGGCGCGCTGATCACCCTGGATCCCGACTTCCTGACGCACTGGCGCGGGAGCCTCACGTTGCACGGCGACATGCAGAGCCGGGAGGCACGCGAGGAGAACGCTCTGCGGGAGGAGATCGGGCGGGCGGTGGCCGCGGCCAACAGCGCGGTGTCCCGATCGGAGTCGATCCGGGCCTTCCGCATCCTGCCGCAGCCGTTCGACCAGACCAACGGTCTGCTGACGCCCTCGATGAAGCTGCGCCGTGACTCGATCGTGGCGCACTACGCGGCGGAGATCGAGGCGATGTACCAGGCGCGGGCGCGGCTGCCCCGGCAGAGCGCACCGGAGGAGGTGCTGAGCTGGGACGACGCGGACGACGTGTTCCGGTGA
- the glgB gene encoding 1,4-alpha-glucan branching enzyme, giving the protein MALRDTSPPEPAGPRPRTAPALDPADRGRLLSGAHHDPHALLGAHPVPGGILFRALRPFADAVSVVIDGDPTPLVSEGDGLFAVVLPLAAVPAYSLLVSYEGAEHKVDDPYRFLPALGDLDLHLIREGRHEELWKALGAEPMAHQGVIGTRFTVWAPNAQGVRVAGDFCFWDGTAFPMRSLGSSGVWELFLPGIGEGARYKFEITSRYGHRFLKADPMARRAEVPPDTASIVHASHHEWSDEEWMAHRGDVPVHVAPFSVYEVHLPSWRPGMTYRQLAEELPAYVNGLGFTHVEFMPVAQHPFSGSWGYQVTGFYAPASRLGTPDDFKYLVDALHRAGIGVIVDWVPAHFPKDDWALARFDGDPLYEPGDSRRAEHPDWGTYEFDFGRVEVRNFLVANATYWCEEFHVDGLRVDAVASMLYLDYSRDSGQWTPNVFGGREDLDAKAFLQEMNATVYRRNPGVVTIAEESTAWEGVTRPTDSGGLGFGLKWNMGWMHDSLQYIGKEPVHRKYHHNEMTFSMVYAYSENYVLPVSHDEVVHGKQALVSKMPGDWWQRRANHRAYLGFMWAHPGKQLLFMGQEFAQGAEWSEAHGPEWWLLDPGYASAGDHQGVRDLVRDLNTVYRATPALWERDTDPAGFRWVVGDAADDNVFAFLRHDAQGAPLLAVSNFSPVVRHDYPLVVPGEVPAWRELLNTDAERYGGSGVVVRPTPVAPERGELRLTLPPLATVWLTPSSV; this is encoded by the coding sequence GTGGCCCTGCGTGACACCTCTCCGCCCGAGCCGGCCGGCCCCCGCCCGCGCACGGCGCCCGCGCTCGACCCGGCCGACCGCGGACGCCTGCTCTCGGGCGCCCACCACGATCCGCACGCGCTGCTGGGGGCGCACCCGGTGCCGGGCGGGATCCTCTTCCGGGCCCTGCGGCCCTTCGCCGACGCCGTGAGCGTCGTGATCGACGGCGATCCCACTCCGCTGGTCTCGGAGGGCGACGGCCTCTTCGCCGTCGTCCTGCCGCTCGCCGCGGTGCCCGCGTACTCGCTGCTGGTGTCGTACGAGGGCGCCGAGCACAAGGTGGACGACCCGTACCGCTTCCTGCCGGCCCTCGGCGACCTCGATCTGCATCTCATCCGTGAGGGGCGGCACGAGGAGTTGTGGAAGGCGCTCGGCGCTGAGCCGATGGCCCACCAGGGGGTGATCGGCACCCGGTTCACGGTGTGGGCGCCGAACGCCCAGGGCGTGCGGGTAGCCGGGGACTTCTGTTTCTGGGACGGGACCGCGTTCCCGATGCGGTCCCTGGGATCGTCCGGGGTGTGGGAGCTGTTCCTTCCCGGGATCGGCGAGGGCGCCCGGTACAAGTTCGAGATCACCTCCCGCTACGGCCACCGCTTCCTCAAGGCCGACCCGATGGCCCGGCGCGCGGAGGTGCCGCCGGACACGGCGTCGATCGTGCACGCCTCGCACCACGAGTGGTCGGACGAGGAGTGGATGGCGCACCGGGGCGACGTTCCCGTGCACGTGGCGCCGTTCTCCGTGTACGAGGTCCACCTGCCGTCCTGGCGGCCCGGGATGACGTACCGTCAACTGGCGGAGGAGCTACCGGCATACGTCAACGGCCTCGGCTTCACCCATGTGGAGTTCATGCCGGTCGCCCAGCACCCGTTCTCGGGGTCCTGGGGATATCAGGTCACCGGTTTCTACGCGCCGGCCTCGCGGCTCGGTACGCCGGACGACTTCAAGTACCTGGTGGACGCCCTGCACCGGGCCGGGATCGGTGTGATCGTGGACTGGGTGCCGGCCCACTTCCCCAAGGACGACTGGGCGTTGGCGCGGTTCGACGGGGATCCGCTGTACGAGCCCGGGGACTCGCGGCGGGCCGAGCATCCGGACTGGGGAACGTACGAGTTCGACTTCGGACGCGTCGAGGTGCGCAACTTCCTCGTGGCGAACGCCACTTACTGGTGCGAGGAGTTCCACGTCGACGGCCTGCGGGTGGACGCGGTCGCCTCCATGCTCTATCTCGACTACTCGCGGGACTCCGGACAGTGGACGCCGAACGTGTTCGGCGGCCGGGAGGACCTGGACGCGAAGGCGTTCCTCCAGGAGATGAACGCGACGGTCTACCGACGCAATCCCGGCGTCGTGACGATCGCGGAGGAGTCCACCGCCTGGGAAGGGGTGACCCGGCCTACCGACAGCGGCGGGCTCGGCTTCGGCCTGAAGTGGAACATGGGCTGGATGCACGACTCGCTGCAGTACATCGGCAAGGAGCCGGTGCACCGCAAGTACCACCACAACGAGATGACCTTCTCGATGGTGTACGCCTACAGCGAGAACTACGTCCTGCCCGTCTCGCACGACGAGGTGGTCCACGGCAAGCAGGCGCTGGTCTCCAAGATGCCCGGCGACTGGTGGCAGCGGCGCGCCAACCACCGGGCGTACCTCGGGTTCATGTGGGCCCACCCGGGCAAGCAACTCCTCTTCATGGGGCAGGAGTTCGCGCAGGGCGCGGAGTGGTCCGAGGCCCATGGCCCCGAGTGGTGGCTGCTGGATCCCGGTTACGCGTCCGCGGGCGATCACCAGGGGGTGCGGGACCTGGTCCGCGATCTCAACACGGTCTACCGGGCGACCCCGGCCCTGTGGGAGCGCGACACCGACCCGGCCGGATTCCGGTGGGTGGTCGGCGACGCCGCGGACGACAACGTGTTCGCGTTCCTGCGCCACGACGCGCAGGGCGCTCCGCTCCTCGCCGTCAGCAACTTCTCCCCCGTCGTGCGCCACGACTACCCTCTCGTCGTCCCCGGCGAGGTCCCGGCCTGGCGCGAGCTGCTGAACACCGACGCCGAGCGCTACGGCGGCAGCGGCGTCGTCGTCCGCCCCACTCCCGTCGCACCCGAGCGGGGGGAGCTCAGGCTGACGCTGCCGCCCCTGGCCACCGTGTGGCTGACGCCGTCGTCCGTGTGA
- a CDS encoding ATP-binding protein — protein sequence MATEPRGNEALSSWAIPTRTARFAGEPQDVTGARLAAEEFLRELARASPPTAPECWHDIVLIVAELAANAVQYAPGPFELHLRPTFDGVHVTVHDTNSTPPSPRPFHPDSGGGGIGWYLVHTLCSQVSVVPNPAGQGEGKDVHVFLPW from the coding sequence ATGGCAACCGAGCCGCGTGGTAACGAAGCATTGTCCTCCTGGGCGATTCCGACCCGTACGGCCCGTTTCGCGGGTGAACCGCAGGATGTGACGGGTGCGCGTCTGGCCGCGGAGGAGTTCCTCCGCGAGCTGGCTCGGGCCTCGCCGCCCACGGCGCCGGAGTGCTGGCACGACATCGTGCTGATCGTCGCGGAGCTGGCCGCCAACGCGGTCCAGTACGCGCCGGGCCCCTTCGAACTGCATCTGCGCCCCACCTTCGACGGAGTGCACGTCACGGTCCACGACACCAACAGCACCCCGCCGTCACCGCGGCCGTTCCATCCCGACAGCGGGGGCGGCGGCATCGGCTGGTATCTGGTGCACACGCTCTGCAGTCAGGTCAGCGTGGTGCCCAACCCGGCGGGCCAGGGAGAGGGAAAGGACGTCCACGTCTTCCTGCCGTGGTGA
- a CDS encoding glutamate--cysteine ligase 2, with product MRTVGVEEELLLVDPETGEPQSLSAAVLARASRCETAEHPPVFQTELHNQMLEFATHPQSGMGELGAEIVRIRGEAARHARETGCAVAALATSPLAVRPSVSRGRRYQWMAEQYGIATREQIVCGCHVHVSVGSDEEGVAVIDRIRPWLSVLAALSANSPFWQGRETDYSSYRSRVWNRWPSAGPTELFGSAERYHGRVADMVATGTILDEAMVYFDARLSARYPTVEVRVADVCLHADTAVLIATLVRGLVETAARDWEAGREPLDHSVSLLRLAGWRAARSGLTADLLHPATMRRARAETVVRALLAHVEDALADSGDLERASESCAELLRRGNGSRIQREVWERTGSLREVVSTCVRHTQT from the coding sequence GTGCGCACCGTCGGAGTGGAGGAGGAACTCCTCCTGGTCGACCCGGAGACCGGGGAGCCGCAGTCCCTGTCCGCCGCCGTCCTCGCCCGCGCCTCGCGGTGCGAGACCGCGGAGCACCCGCCCGTCTTCCAGACGGAACTGCACAACCAGATGCTCGAGTTCGCCACCCACCCGCAGTCGGGCATGGGCGAGCTCGGCGCGGAGATCGTGCGCATCCGCGGGGAGGCGGCCCGGCATGCGCGTGAGACGGGGTGCGCGGTCGCCGCGCTCGCCACGTCGCCGCTCGCGGTGCGCCCCTCCGTCAGCAGGGGTCGGCGCTACCAGTGGATGGCGGAGCAGTACGGCATCGCGACCCGCGAGCAGATCGTCTGCGGTTGTCACGTCCATGTCTCCGTCGGCTCCGACGAGGAGGGTGTCGCGGTCATCGACCGGATCCGGCCCTGGCTGTCGGTGCTGGCGGCACTGAGTGCCAACTCGCCGTTCTGGCAGGGCCGGGAGACCGACTACAGCAGCTATCGCAGCCGGGTGTGGAATCGCTGGCCGTCGGCGGGTCCGACCGAGCTGTTCGGTTCGGCGGAGCGCTACCACGGGCGGGTGGCGGACATGGTGGCCACGGGCACGATCCTCGACGAGGCCATGGTCTACTTCGACGCCCGGCTGTCGGCGCGCTATCCGACGGTGGAGGTGCGGGTGGCGGACGTCTGTCTGCACGCGGACACCGCCGTGCTGATCGCCACGCTGGTGCGCGGGCTCGTCGAGACGGCCGCCCGGGACTGGGAGGCCGGGCGGGAGCCGCTGGACCACAGTGTGAGCCTGTTGCGGCTGGCCGGCTGGCGCGCCGCCCGCTCGGGGCTGACCGCGGACCTGCTGCACCCGGCGACCATGCGGCGCGCCCGCGCCGAGACGGTCGTACGGGCCCTGCTGGCGCATGTCGAGGACGCGCTGGCGGACAGCGGGGACCTGGAGCGGGCCAGCGAGTCCTGCGCCGAACTGCTGCGGCGCGGCAACGGTTCGCGGATCCAGCGCGAGGTGTGGGAGCGCACGGGCAGCCTGCGCGAGGTCGTCAGCACCTGCGTGCGGCACACCCAGACCTGA
- a CDS encoding RNA polymerase sigma factor SigF, protein MDAVTAQATTATATQAGTEDPRGGVPLIDAPTEVSPKDARELSRRFFDRLAVVEEGTHEYQYVRNTLIEMNLSLVRYAASRFRGRGDSMEDIVQVGTIGLIKAIDRFELSREVEFTSFAVPYIVGEIKRFFRDTSWAVHVPRRLQEARVELARATEELQTRLGRMPTTRELSQLMSLSEEEVIEARKASNCYTSASLDAALTSDGGADGESVLADFIGAEEPALELVENFHSLAPLIAELDDRERQIIHLRFVEERTQAEIGHELGISQMHVSRLISRMVQRLRTGLLGSEFA, encoded by the coding sequence ATGGATGCCGTGACGGCACAGGCAACGACGGCCACGGCAACGCAGGCGGGCACCGAGGACCCGCGCGGAGGGGTTCCGCTCATCGACGCACCCACCGAGGTGAGCCCGAAGGACGCGCGGGAGCTCTCGCGCCGCTTCTTCGACCGGCTGGCCGTCGTGGAGGAGGGCACACACGAGTACCAGTACGTACGCAACACCCTGATCGAGATGAACCTGTCGCTCGTGCGGTACGCGGCCTCGCGCTTCCGCGGCCGGGGCGACTCGATGGAGGACATCGTCCAGGTCGGCACGATCGGACTGATCAAGGCCATCGACCGGTTCGAGCTGTCCCGCGAGGTCGAGTTCACCTCGTTCGCCGTGCCGTACATCGTCGGCGAGATCAAGCGTTTCTTCCGGGACACCAGCTGGGCGGTGCACGTGCCGCGCCGGCTTCAGGAGGCGCGGGTCGAACTGGCCCGTGCGACCGAGGAGTTGCAGACGCGGCTGGGCCGGATGCCCACGACGCGTGAGTTGTCGCAGCTGATGTCGCTGTCGGAGGAGGAGGTCATCGAGGCGCGCAAGGCGTCCAACTGCTACACCTCCGCCTCCCTCGACGCGGCGCTCACCTCCGACGGCGGCGCGGACGGCGAGTCGGTGCTGGCCGACTTCATCGGAGCGGAGGAGCCCGCGCTGGAACTGGTGGAAAACTTCCACTCGTTGGCGCCGCTCATCGCCGAACTCGACGACAGGGAGCGGCAGATCATCCATCTACGGTTCGTCGAGGAGCGCACGCAGGCGGAGATCGGCCATGAGCTCGGCATCTCCCAGATGCATGTGTCACGCCTGATCAGCCGCATGGTGCAGCGGCTGCGAACCGGTCTGCTGGGGTCCGAGTTCGCCTGA